The DNA region AGGTGACTGTCGTCGCGCCCCATTTTCCCGGCATGGAAGAATTCGACCGCGCAGAACCCGCTCAAGTCGTTCGCTTTCGTGGTTACGGTTTGGGGCCGTTACGCGTAGTGCCGATGGCGATCCGATCGTGGCGCCTGGTGTGCCAAGCCGACCTCGTGCTGGGCATCAATGTCACCCACGGCGGCATCATCGCCTATATGGCAAACCTCGTGGCAAAGAAGCCCTATGCGCTGTTTGCCTACGGGTACGAGTTCCTGAAATACCGCCACCGTCCCTTGATGCAGAGTGTCCTGCGCGCGGTTTACGCGCGCGCGCGCACTGTCGCCGCAATCAGCCGGTTCACTCGCGACGCCCTCGCCGGGTTTGGCGTCGATGACAAGCGAATCGCCATGATCCTGCCTGGCGCGCCGCCCGCGAAGCCCGTTGCCGATGATGTCCTTGAGCGCGTACGAACGAAATACGTGCTGGAAGACCGCAAGGTCATCCTGTCGGTCGGCAGGTTGATTCCCCGGAAGGGCCACCTCGCACTCGTGCGAGCCATGCCGCGCGTGTTGGAGCAATTCCCGGACGCGTGTCTCATTGTGGTGGGCCGCGGCCCCATGATGATGGAGTGCTCGCGGGCGGCCTGCGAACTCGGTATTCGCGACGCGGTGCGTTTTCCCGGATACATCCCCGACAGCGACGTGACGGCGTTATACGCCTTGTGCGACGTGTTTGCCTTGCCGACGGGCGGCGATGACGACGCCCACGTGGAAGGATTTGGCCTGGTGTTCTCCGAGGCGCACGCGCATGCGAAGCCCGTCGTCGCGGGCCGCGCGGGAGGTGTCTCGGACGCGGTGCTCGACGGCGAGACGGGGCTATTGGTGGAGCCGGGCGACGAGGAATCGACCGCACATGCGTTGATTCGCCTGCTTGCTCATCCCGAACTGGCGCGCACGCTGGGCGAGAACGGGCGCAAGCGCGTTGAAACAGAACTCAACTGGACGGTGTTCACGCGCCGCCTGCTGGAAGCGGTTGGGCCGCTGCCATGAGACGCATTCGCGTTGCGCACGTTATCACGCGGTTGTGCAAGGGAGGCGCGCAGGAAAACACGTTTCATACCGTTCGCCTCGCACACCGCGACCGATACGAAGTCGACTTGATTAGCGGGCCAACCCAGGGCGCGGAGGGAAGCATTGAAGATGCAGTGCGCGACGCGGGTATCGACATCCTCCGCGTGCCCAACCTCGTGCGCGAAGTGCGGCCAGCCCAAGATGTCCGCGCCTATCGCAACCTGCTAGAGCTGTTCCGCGCGCGGCGCTACGACATCGTGCACACGCACACGTCGAAAGCCGGATACCTCGGACGCCTGGCGGCAGCACGCGCTCGCGTGCCCATTATCGTTCACACACCGCACGGGCATATTTTCTTCGGCTACTTCAATACCATCTTGACGGCCGTGTTCACGCTGATGGAGCGCCACGCCGCCCGACACTCCGATAAGCTTATCGCTCTGACCCCCAGGGGTATCCGCGAACACCTCGAACAGGGCGTGGGCCGTCCCGAACAATGGACGTCCATTTTCAGCGGTATCGACCTGCACCCCTTCGAAGACGCGGTGCGCCGTCGGGACGCGACCCGCGCAAAGTTGGAGATACCGGAAGACGCTATCGTCATCGGTGGCGTGGGCCGCCTTGAACCCATCAAAGGTTTCTCGTACTTTATCGCCGCGGCGCGTATAGTGGCGCAACGCGTTCCGCAGGCGCACTTCATCGTGGTAGGCGACGGCTCCATGGCCGACGAGTTGCGCCGGGCGGGCGCGGACCTGGGCAGTCGGTTGCGATTTCTGGGACTCCGCAAAGACGTGCCCAATTT from Candidatus Hydrogenedentota bacterium includes:
- a CDS encoding glycosyltransferase family 4 protein; translated protein: VTVVAPHFPGMEEFDRAEPAQVVRFRGYGLGPLRVVPMAIRSWRLVCQADLVLGINVTHGGIIAYMANLVAKKPYALFAYGYEFLKYRHRPLMQSVLRAVYARARTVAAISRFTRDALAGFGVDDKRIAMILPGAPPAKPVADDVLERVRTKYVLEDRKVILSVGRLIPRKGHLALVRAMPRVLEQFPDACLIVVGRGPMMMECSRAACELGIRDAVRFPGYIPDSDVTALYALCDVFALPTGGDDDAHVEGFGLVFSEAHAHAKPVVAGRAGGVSDAVLDGETGLLVEPGDEESTAHALIRLLAHPELARTLGENGRKRVETELNWTVFTRRLLEAVGPLP
- a CDS encoding glycosyltransferase family 4 protein, whose product is MRRIRVAHVITRLCKGGAQENTFHTVRLAHRDRYEVDLISGPTQGAEGSIEDAVRDAGIDILRVPNLVREVRPAQDVRAYRNLLELFRARRYDIVHTHTSKAGYLGRLAAARARVPIIVHTPHGHIFFGYFNTILTAVFTLMERHAARHSDKLIALTPRGIREHLEQGVGRPEQWTSIFSGIDLHPFEDAVRRRDATRAKLEIPEDAIVIGGVGRLEPIKGFSYFIAAARIVAQRVPQAHFIVVGDGSMADELRRAGADLGSRLRFLGLRKDVPNLMAAMDVFVAPSVNEGMGRVLVEAAAAGVPSVASAVGGVPDIVRDGETGFLVPPKDANALAEAILRLTSDVSLRARIGAEARAHAQGFSLDRMVTEIETLYEKLIEEKQLDT